The genome window GAGAGCAGCGTGGACTTGCCGGAACCGGACTCGCCCACCACGGCGGTGAGGTGCCCTGCGGGCACGCTCATGCTCACCTCGTTTAGGGCCGTGACGGTGCCGGTGCCGTCGGGGAAAACGCAGCTCACGCGGTCAAGAATGATGGTCATGGTGGGTTCCTTTCTTGTAAGTATTCAGTATTTCTAGTTATTCAGCGCCAACTGCGGATCAATCGTGGACACCCGGCGCGTGGCCAGCCAGGCCCCCAGGAGCCCCAGCACCAGCACCCCCACCGTGGGCAGCACCACCGTGACCACGCTGAGGTCAAAGGGCACCACCTGACGCGCCGCCAGCCCCAGCGCCGTGGCCACTACCGCGCCCACCGCCGCGCCGGCGCTTAGGATCAGCGCGGCCTGGCCGAGGCTATCGCGCAGCACATAGCTTTTCGACGCTCCCAGCGCCCGCAGCACCGCAATATCGCGGGTGCGCTGGATCGTCCACACGCTCAAGAAAGCCACGATCACCAGCGCGGAAATGCCATAGAGCAGGCCCTGGATCGACAGCAGGGAGCCGCGCTCGGACTGATACGCGCCCAGGCCCGCGAACGATTCCTTCACGCTCACCGCCGCCGAGCCGGTGGCCTCGGCCGTGTTCTCCCAAACCTCCTGGGGCTCGCCGTCCAGCATGAGCACGGTGGGGGCGGGGGAGTGGGCCACCTCCTTCCAGGTGTCCATGCCCACCCACACCACGGGCAGGTGGCTGTAATACTCCTCGGCCACGGTGCCCGCCACGGGCACCTCCACCCCGCTCATGGTGAGGGTGGCGGGGGCATCGAGAGTATCTGGAAGCAACGCCCCCTCGGCCGGGATCGTGCCGCCGCCGGGAACCTCGCTTCCCTCCGGGAGGCCCAGCACCGCCACGGACGTGGTCTGACTGCCCGCCTGGGCGCTGGTCTGGGTGATTCCCAGCGGGGTGACCTCGGTGACGCCGGGGGTGCTGCGCCAGGCGCTCACCGTCTCCTCCGGCACGCGGGACTCCACGAAGTCCACCTCCGGGGTCTCACCCGGCACAGCCTGCGCCCCGCTGAACACGTAGCGCTGCGGGTCCAGGGCCTCCAGGGCGGAGGTGTTCTGCTTACCCAGGCCACCCGTGAGGCCGGTGAGCATGACCAGCAACAACACGATGAGCGCCACCACGATTCCCAGGAGGCTAAAGCGCCCCCAGGAACGTCGAATATCCCGCAACGCAAGAAACATGAGTCGATCCTTTCCAATGTGCTTTCTGCCGCTTTTCGTATCTCTGCTCTTTATCCTGCGTGGCGCACCCCCACCCGCACATCGGCTAGCGGCCAGATTCTGGTATCGGCCATTCGGCCGATGTCGCCTCGCCCCCGCGCCCTCTAGGCTGGCGGCCGTGTCTCCCCACTCCGGCCCCGAACGCCCCGCTCCCGATGGGCGCCCCGCTCCCGATCCTTTGCAGCCCGCCCCGGCGCACACGGCCCACGATTCCTCCGCCCTCGACCAAATCCTGGGCGCCATGCGGGTGGGCCTGCACGTGCTCTTTGCCTTCCTGCTCCTCTTCGGGGCCGTCGCCACGCTCGGCGGGCTCGGCAGACTCGGCGGACTGGGCCCCGCCACCGAACGCAGCGGGGCGGCGCTCATGCTGGCGCTGTGCACCACCCTCGCGGCCACCTACCTGGCGGGCACCCTCTGGGAAAAGCGCTTCACCCAGCGCCACACCCCGCGCGATCCCTCGCCCTACCGCCTGCCCTGGCTGGGGCTGGTGCTCGCCCAATGGCTCGGCCTGCTGCTGCTCAGCCATCACTTCCTCTGGCTGCTCTTCCCCCTCGCCTTCCTCATCTGGCATCTCGTACCCACCGACGCCTGGGGCTTTGCCGTGGTGCTGCTCACCTGGGGGCTCGGCGTGAGCCTTCCCCTCGCGCTACCCCGCGCGGGCGGACCGCTGCTGAGCACCGCGCCGGAGTGGGGGCTCGGCGGGGTGCTCGGGCCCTTCCTCGGCGTGGCCTTTGCCTCCGCCTGTTACTTTGCCTACCGCGCCCTGCACCGGGAGGCCGCCCACCACCGCCGCGTGGCCGAGGAACTCGCCGCCACCCAGGAACAACTGCTGTTCGCCGAGAACCAGGCCGGGCGCCTGGCGGAACGCGAGCGGCTTAGCCGCGAGATTCACGACACGCTCGCCCAGGGCTTCAACTCCATCGTGCTGTTTTCCCGCGCCTGCGAGAAAAACCTCCGGGCGGTGGGTGCGGGTACTGGGAGTACTGTCGCTGGGGGTGCTGGAAGTAGAGGGGGCGCTGGAAGTGGGAGGAGCGCTGCCGCTGATGGCGCGCAGGACGCCGCCCGGCTCGACGCTGCTCGGCTCGCTACCGCCCGCGAGCAACTGCGCACCATCGAGGCCGTGGCCACGGAAAACCTCACCGAGGCTCGCCAACTCGTGGCCGGAGGCGCACCCCAAACCCGCAACCTCTCCCGGGCGCTCACCGACCTCGGCGCGCGCCTCACCCAGCGCCACGGCCTGCCCGTGGAGATTATCGCCCCCGAACACACCACCCAGGCCCTGCCGGTGGAGGTGGCCTCGGCGCTGCTGCGCGTGGCCCAGGAGGCGCTGACCAACACCGTGCGCCACGCCCACGCCACCCAGGCGCGCGTGACGCTGAGCGCCTGGGACAAGGACCTCACCCTGGACATCTTCGACGACGGCACCGGCTTCGATCCCACCGCTACCCAGGGATACGGCCTGCCCGGCATCCGCTCCCGCCTCCGCGAGATCGGGGGCACGCTCACCATCGACTCCTCCCCGCACGGCACGGTGGTCACCGCGCGGGTACCGTGGGAGCAATCATGATACGGGTCATGCTTATCGACGATCACCCAGTGGTGCGCGCCGGGCTGCGCGCCATCCTGGACAGCTTCGAGGACATCACCGTGGTGGCCGAGGGAGCCAGCGGGCCCAACCCCGCCGAGATCCCCGAGGACGTAGACGTGCTGGTGATGGACATCCAGATGCCCAGCGTGGACGGAATCCAAGCCACCCGCGCCCTGCGCGAGGCGGGCGGGCCTCCCGTGCTGATCCTGACCACTTACGACGCCCAGGCGGACATCGTGGCCGCCCTCTCCGCCGGGGCCCTGGGCTACCTGCTCAAAGACGCCCCCGAGGAGGAACTCCACCGCGCCGTGGTGGCCACCGCGCAGGGCAAACGCACGCTCTCCCCGGAGGTGGCCACCGCCCTGGCCGAGCGCGTGGGCAGGCCCCAGGAGGCGCTCTCCGCGCGGGAAACCGAGATCCTGCGGGCCCTGGCCACGGGGGCCACTAATCAGCAATTAGCGCGCTCGCTTTTTATTTCCCTGGGCACCGTGAAAACGCATCTGCTGCACATCTATCAGAAACTAGGCGTGGATAACCGCACGGCCGCCATTGCTAAGGCGCGGGAGGAGAGATTGATTTAGGGCGCGTATCATTTTTGCCATGCTTAATCCGCGCAATTTCCGTTACGCAGACGCACTCGGAGCCGGAGCCTTAACTTATGCCTCCGTGATGATTCAATCGGACGGGTGGCGGGACTTTCTGCACGACCCCCTTTATCCCATTATGTATGGCGCATGGTTCCTCATCGCCCTGTTCTTCTCCCTGCGCCGAGGATTCCGGGAAAAATCGCTTTCCCGCGTATTGATCTTCTACGCGGTGACGCTGCTGATCTTCTTCACCCTGCTCAACGGCGTGGGAAGAATCCTCATCACCGCGATCTCCCTGGTGAACCTGCTGAATCTCGCGTTCCCCCGGCGCACCCCCTAAGAGGAGGGGTGCTGCCCCCAGTGGGTGCGCATGGCCGCCACCACCAGGCTCAATCGGGAGTTCACGCCGAAGTGATTAATGAGCTGGGAGACGTGCTTTTTCACCGTGGACTCCGCATACGTGGTCGTAGCCGCGATCTCGGCGTTAGAAAGGCCGTCGCACAGCAAGGAAAGCACACACTGCTCGCCGGGGGAGAGCACGATCTCCTCCTTTTTCTCCTGCGCGTTGTGCTGGGCCAACTCCCTGGCGGGAATGTAATCCACCAGCCGGGAGAGGCACTGCGGGGAGACGGAGGTGCCGCCATTCATGGCGTCACGCACCGAGGAAATGATCTCCTGCGGACGAGCGGACTTAATGATGTAGCCCGCCGCGCCCCCGGTGAGGGTTTTCAGCATGGTCTCATCGGTATCAAAGCCCGTCATAGCCACAAACACGGGAGGGTTGGGCAATTTGCGCGTCTCCTGAAGCAGCGCAATGCCATCCATCTCCGGCATGTGAATATCGGTGAGCACCAGGTCGATCTCATAATCGTCCAGGGCCTTGAGCGCCGATACCCCGTTGGCCGCCTCCGCTACCACATGAATATCAGCGGTGGTGTTGAAATAGGTGCGCAGGGAGGACAGCACCAACGGGTCATCATCTACCAAAAGCAGGCGGATATTTCCGCCCCGTTCCGCGTAAATAGGACTCACGAGCACCACGGGAGGGTCGGGTTCTTACGGCAGCTAAATACCGAAGCCGCGGAATCCTTGACCGCGTGCGCGGCGATGGTTGCGGTGGTGTTCTTCTGCGCAGTGGGGGCCTGAGCGGCCTGAGCCGCCGGGGATACCGCCAGCAGGCCAGCGGTGGCAGCCACGGCACAGGCCGCGCTGCGCAAACGACGTGATCGGTTCATGGGACTGCACCAGCCTTTCTAGGCATGACGTGTAATTTTGGTCAGGGCCATATTATATGATCTCGGCCTACCCTGCGGAAGTGGGGCCGATCCTGGAGAGACAAAGGTCACTCGCGTGGCGGCCCGCCGCGACATAAGCACCGGATATACGGCTAAAAGACTCGCCCCATGCCTAGAACTTGATGGAAAGCGTCCAGGTTTTTCCATCGCTATGGGTAAATAGTTTGCCACCCATACTTGCCACGGAACGGCGCATCATTCGCATACCCAGGCCGGAAGAAAGCACCGAGGAGGAAAGCCTGCCCCGACGCTCCTTCTCCCCAGCAATCTGATTGCTCATTCGGATGTGCAGGCCGCCATCGCTGCCCTCCAGGTGCAGGAGCACCTCGGAGCCGGGGGTGGCGTACTTGATCGCGTTCGTGGCCCCCTCCAGGAGCACCTTGTGCAGAATCTCCAAGGTGGGGTTGGTGATCTGCACGTCCTCGCTCTCATCCACCACCGTCACGCTCAGATTGTGGTTCCGCATCTTGGCCGTAATCTCTTTGACCGTCTCCACCAGAGTGGGAGCCGAGGGCTTCTCCTGCCGATCCTGCGGGGCATTGAGCAGACTGAGCAGGGAACGCACCTGGGACATCGTGATGCGCGCGTCCTCCGCGATTCCGGACAATTCCCCGTGCAGGGTGCTTCCCTCCTTTTCCTGCATGGCCAAGACCTCCGAGCGCATGACGATTGAGGTCAGGGAGGCCGCCACGGAATCGTGCAGCGTGCTGGCCAATTCCTCGCGTCGCTTGCGGTACTCATCGCGCCACTGCTCAGCCAGCTCGATTTTCTGGCGCACCTTGCGGCCCAGCGTCCACCCGGCAAAGGCCGTCACCGCCATGAAACCCTCCCAAATGAGGATCGCGGAAAAATCGGCCTCGATGGTCTTGGAATTACGATCAATCAACCCCAGAATGCCCACGGCCACGCCGGTGAACAGCACCAGGCGCAACTTGCCGTGATAGCCCACCAGGCCCATGACCACGGCGCACAGAAAGACGTTAGAGGGCAAAAAGAGGTGCGCGAAAAAGATGGTCAGGGTGAACATGAGGACAAAGGTGAGCGTTCCCAGCAGGGGATAGCGCACGATCAGCGCCACGCTGGTGGTGAGGATCGCCGCCCACAGGGCGCTCTCCGCATTGACCTCCCAGGGATCGCTCACCCACAGCGAAAAGACCACCCAGCCCATCGCGCAGAGCACCACCCAGCCCTCGCGCGGAACGCGACGCATCCTTTGGGCGAGATTCTCCATCACCACATCACTCTCATTTCCGTGGGCTCACTTCCGTGAGGCAACCGACGCACGGTACCGGTATCAGGTGCCGATGCCCAGAGCAATTGGGGCCGAGGCAGCGACCGGCAGGGGAACTCACAGCATAGCCGACGAAAGAACGAGGTTCACGGGGGAAGCGGGTGGATTCTCGCCCTGGTGAGGAGATAGTGGGAGAAGGGACTCCATAGTAATTCTCCACCAGATAAAATGAGTTTTTAGCTGGTGGGGAATTATATTTATCAGATTATCAGCGTCCCAAAATTAGCCAATACGATTTTCCATGAAAGAAAGTTGGGCCTGGTGCACCTGGTTTGCAAAATGATCTTCAACGTTCAACTCGAATACATGTATAAGAGTAGACTCCGAACGATCAAAGAGCAGCAACTCAGCCTCTACACCCATATCAACAAGCCTTTTATTGAACTCAATAGCCTGTGAGGTAAAAGAGCCAAAGTTTCCATCGCTCGAAAATGTTGGCGGGAAATCCTTGTTAATATTCTCATACATGGAGGCCTGGGAGACATCTGAGCTATCTTCAATATTTACTACATCAAAGTAGGAGCGGAAACAGGCACCGAATAGCCAATCCGTGAGGAAGAATCCGGTATCGTCCCCTGTGGCAGGGTCAAACAATGCACCCACCGCAATATATCCCAACGGCTTCATGTCATTATTTATATTTGCCGGTTTAAAATCAAATTCCGAGGCATAATCCGGGTTGGTCAGTAACGCCGAAAGTTGAGCCGTGGCATGTCCGCCGGCGGAATCGCCACTTAGAAATATCTTGTTAGGATCAATTCCATACTCATCCGCATTATCAAACACATAGGCAAGGGCATTGTTTACCTGCTCCAGACCGCCCGGATAACGCATGTCTGGGCTCAGCTCATAATTAACATTTACTACATTATATCCCTCTGAAACAAAACGATAAAGGTAATCCTCACGATTCGATTTATCATCGAGCACATAGCCTCCGCCATGCACATAGAAGAGGGTGGCCTTTGAATCCGGGGCGGTATAAATATCCAGCAGATTATCCTTGCGGTCAGGATTATACACTAGATTCTTATAATACACAGTGCCATCATCGTTTTCTCTAGGCTCGGCTCAGTGGAATGCTGCCCCTGCAATGAACGGGCAAGCACATCAGGGAAAAAGGCGGTGTAGCTTAATCCGCCAACCAAAATAGAAGAAAGACCCAAACCAACGATCCCAACCCCAGCAAGAATCTTCTTTCCTCGCTTCGGAGATTCCTTGATCGTTCGACCAGCCCCTTGGAAGAGAAGAGCCAAGAAACTTAAACTAGTTATCACGGCAGCCGCCATGATAACCGAGTAGCGATCCGTGAACACCGCCAATACGGTAACCGCAAGGCTAGATAGGACCAGGATCAACGACAGTTCTTTTCTCTGCCCCCGATACTCTATAACGAACCTCAGAACCAACAAAGCCACCAGAGCAAAACCCAAAACTGGATAACTTTGGAAAAATAAGAAACTTGCTGCCGCTAACAGGAATATGAGCAAGTCAAAGATTTTGGCAAATCTCATCGCGCACCTTTACAATCGATCTGGACAGGATCACTCTAGCAGTAAAGGTCGCCACAACCCCTACTAGAGGGAACGGCTGGAACAAAAACTTGAAAATTGTGACATCAGAATGAAGGTATCCCTATGCCCAGCATCGAACACCTAACTAGATCCAATGAAGAAAACCGCCGCTTTGCCAGGGAAAATATTGAAACCGCGATGCTGCAACTCCTGCGAGATCATGACCCAGCAGATATTAGCATCAGCGACATAATACGTCGATCGGGAACTTCTAGAAATTCTTTCTACCGCAACTATGGCACCAAATAAGCACTGCTGAAAGAAATAATCGCCAAGGGACTTATGGCCGTTAAAGCGGAGATAACTCCGCTATTTGAGACAGATCAGGAAAAGTTTTTCCTGAAATTCTTTCAACACTTATGCGAGAATCAAGAACCCTACCGAGTACTATTCAAGAGGGGTCTCGGACCATTAGTAGAAGATTTCTTCTATGGAAATCAGGAAGATGCAGGAGCCGAACGCAGCCCATACCAATATTATCGTAACCAAGCATTTTCCGCTCTCATGATGAAGATTTGCTTCATCTGGATCATGCAAGGATGCAAGGAAACTCCCGAACAGATTACTCAAACCACTTTGAAAATTGCCCAGAATTTCATACAAGAATAGCCGTGCGCCCAAGGATCAAGAATCTAGTCCGCTACGTCCCATTGCTGCATTATTCTAAAACCGAACTTGCCTTCTCTTTATCCAACAATTCTACAGCAACAGAGACGGTCATTATCATCCCGGGAAACGATTCCAAAATAACGATCGCAGCCACGCCTACCAACACCATAGCGGCATATATGAAGAGGGCCGACTTATGATCCCATCGCCGTTCCACCTTGGAGGAAAGGATGACAGCCAATAATAGATCGAGGAAAAGGACGGACGCTAAAAGATATAACATGGGGGTACTCCCCATGAAAATGGCCACCGCGATCAACGCAGAGATATAAAAAGATGCCACCGCCAGTTTCTTGCTCATCATTGCGCCACCTCCCCCATGGACGGAGTCTCGTGCAACCAAGAGGTCACCCTATCAAGGAAGAAACGCCCCCACCATTAGAAAACTCCGGCCTCGGTGCCCGTTTCCATGCACCTCGACCGGAGTTTTCTACACTGCACGACCCTGTTGGACGCACTCACTGTGGTTTCCCGTTCGATCAAGTTCCGAGAACCTCTCCGGCGGCTCCCGTTGTTTGACCTAAGCACAGGGTAACCTTAGATCTGATCCCGGATCAACCCTTTGGTGGAAAATAATTCGCTCTATTTTCATATCCGCAGGTCACAGCCTTATAGAACAGGAAAGGTTACCCTCATATGGGGGTAGGCTTACCTAAACATTACCTACCACCCGAGTGCTCCAAGCCGAGTAATATCCCTCACTATGAGCCGCCTATACCCGGTAGAGTGCGTCCGCCGCGCCGAAGCCACGCTTCTGGCCGCGGAAAGCGAGCCTGATCAACTCATGCGCGAGGCCGCCAAGCATGTGGCCACCACGGCTGTGTCCATGCTCGAACGCACCGGTTCCTCCCACCGCCACGGCTCCCATCACAGCGATTCCACTGGTTCCCGCGTGCTGCTCCTGGTGGGCACGGGCGGCAATGGGGGAGATGCCCTCTATGCTGGCGTGCTGCTACTTAAACGCGGAATACGGGTGGAAGCCCTCACTCTTGGTTCCCGCACTCACGAGGGCGCCACCAGGGCATTCCGGAAGGCGGGCGGCACCTTTCTCATGCAGGACCCCGCCCGCGTAGGCGAGGAATTGACCTGGACGTATCACCTGGTGATCGACGGCATCGTGGGGCTGAGCGGCCGCGCCGGTCTACCCGATACCGCCGCCCGGTTTGCCGATGCTCTCCTCCACTCGGGCGTTCCCGTGCTGGCTATCGACACCCCCTCGGGCCTCCCCGCCGATACCGGCAGCGCACCCGGGGGCTTCATCACCGCGCACGTCACCCTCACCTTTGGCGGCCTGCGTGGTGTCCACGCCGCGCACACCGCCTGCGGCCAGGTTCTCTGCGCGGATCTTTCCCTGGGGAAGGGGCCAAGCCTGGAGCAGGCCCTGGAGGAAACGGCAGAAGGCGCCCATGCCCCCTTCCTCTACCGTGCCGTGCCGCCAACCCATCCGCTTGACCCGGAGCCTGGAACCATTCACCCACTGCGTCCCATTCCGCTCATCGGTGGGGAACTAGAGCCCGCAGGCACGGACGATAAATACAGTTCCGGGGTGGTGGGAATCCTCGCCGGTGGGAGCGTCTACCCGGGGGCGGGCCTGCTCACCACCGGCGCCGCCGTGCGCGCCACCCCCTCGATGGTGCGCTACATCGGCGGCGAGTATCGCTCGGTGGTCACGGCCCTCCCGGAGGTTGTGGGCACCGCCAGCCTCGCGGAGGCAGGTCGGGTACAGGCATGGGTGATCGGCCCCGGGCGCGGCACCGACGAAGAGGCTGAGACGGAGTTAGCCGCCATTTTGCGACGCCCCGAGCCCGTACTCTGCGACGCCGATTCCCTCACCCTGCTCGCCCGAAGCAAAGAACTGCGGGAGTTGCTCCGGGAGCGTACCCCCGGAAGCACCGTGCTCACCCCCCACGCGGGGGAGTTCGCCCGCCTCCGCGAGGGCATGGGGCTAACCGAGCGCACGGATACCGCCACGCCACCGTGGATTCAGGCCCAGGAGATGGCGCGGGAACTCGGGGCGGTGGTGGTGCTCAAGGGGCGCTTTACTAGCGTTGCGCGCGGTGATGTGACCATCATCATTGATGCCGGCCATTCCTGGGCCGCCACACCCGGCTCGGGAGATGTGCTCTCCGGTCTGCTGGGGGCGTGGCTCGCCCGTATGCCCGAGAAGGCACACGAGGCCGCCGTGCTCGCCGTGCACCTGCACGCCGTGGCCGCACGAATCGCCGCCGAGACCCCCGAGGGCCCGGCCCCCACCTCCGCGTCCCGGATCGCGGAGGCGATCTCCCGAGCCACCGCCAGGGAACTACGCGCCTATCGGGCCGCCCGCGATCCCTGGCGGTAAAACACCGCACCCAGCACCGCCCCGAGGGTATTGCACAGCAGATCGTCCACGTCGCTGTATCCCACGGCGGCGATGTACTGCGTAACCTCAATGGTCAGGCTCGTCAACAACCCAATAATCCCGGCCCGCCACAGGGGACGGCGACCCCGCCAGTAATGGGCAACGAGCGCCCCCAGGGGAATGAAGAGGAGAACGTTTCCCACGGTGTTGAGCCAGGGCGCCCACCACACGGAGGGATGCGAGAAGCCGTCGAAAAGCACGAAGTCGAGGCTGCGCTGCTGTTGTGCCTCCACGTCCCACACCGCGTCAATGCTCAGCCACCCCTTGAGGAGGGTGACAGCGAGCAGAATCACGATATAGAGCGCGCAGAGGAGGCCATACATTCCTCGGCGCAGGGGAATAGGGCGGGAAAGCATGACTGACACGGTAAAGGACGGGGCTGTGTCCGGGCTGTACGCCGCCCATGTTTCACGTGAAACATCAGAGGAATCTACCTTTGTACCAAATAGCCCGCGCGGAATGTTTTTCTCCGGTTTTATCGGGGAGATTCCACTACCATTACCCGCATGAGTGACGCACGAGAAGAGACGACCCCACCCCTCTCTCATGCCTCTCACCTGGGAACTTTCTATACTTACCGGCCCACCACCGCCAAGCGCATTCTCTCCGGCCTGAGCCTAGGCGTGGCCGCGCTTTTTCTCTTTGCCGCACTCCACGGCCTGCGCATTTACTAGGGTCAGGACGCTCTGTGGAACCTCTCCGCGGGACTGATTTACACCCTCGCCACGGGGCTCCCCGGCGGATACTGGCTGACGCACACGCTCCGCGACGTTCAGAGGGTGAATCGCTGGGCCGCCGCCCACGAGGCATACAGCACCAACTGGCAGTGGCTGGCGGAAAATGAGGCCCGCAATCCCGCCCATG of Corynebacterium sp. 21KM1197 contains these proteins:
- a CDS encoding ABC transporter permease, giving the protein MFLALRDIRRSWGRFSLLGIVVALIVLLLVMLTGLTGGLGKQNTSALEALDPQRYVFSGAQAVPGETPEVDFVESRVPEETVSAWRSTPGVTEVTPLGITQTSAQAGSQTTSVAVLGLPEGSEVPGGGTIPAEGALLPDTLDAPATLTMSGVEVPVAGTVAEEYYSHLPVVWVGMDTWKEVAHSPAPTVLMLDGEPQEVWENTAEATGSAAVSVKESFAGLGAYQSERGSLLSIQGLLYGISALVIVAFLSVWTIQRTRDIAVLRALGASKSYVLRDSLGQAALILSAGAAVGAVVATALGLAARQVVPFDLSVVTVVLPTVGVLVLGLLGAWLATRRVSTIDPQLALNN
- a CDS encoding sensor histidine kinase, whose translation is MSPHSGPERPAPDGRPAPDPLQPAPAHTAHDSSALDQILGAMRVGLHVLFAFLLLFGAVATLGGLGRLGGLGPATERSGAALMLALCTTLAATYLAGTLWEKRFTQRHTPRDPSPYRLPWLGLVLAQWLGLLLLSHHFLWLLFPLAFLIWHLVPTDAWGFAVVLLTWGLGVSLPLALPRAGGPLLSTAPEWGLGGVLGPFLGVAFASACYFAYRALHREAAHHRRVAEELAATQEQLLFAENQAGRLAERERLSREIHDTLAQGFNSIVLFSRACEKNLRAVGAGTGSTVAGGAGSRGGAGSGRSAAADGAQDAARLDAARLATAREQLRTIEAVATENLTEARQLVAGGAPQTRNLSRALTDLGARLTQRHGLPVEIIAPEHTTQALPVEVASALLRVAQEALTNTVRHAHATQARVTLSAWDKDLTLDIFDDGTGFDPTATQGYGLPGIRSRLREIGGTLTIDSSPHGTVVTARVPWEQS
- a CDS encoding response regulator transcription factor translates to MIRVMLIDDHPVVRAGLRAILDSFEDITVVAEGASGPNPAEIPEDVDVLVMDIQMPSVDGIQATRALREAGGPPVLILTTYDAQADIVAALSAGALGYLLKDAPEEELHRAVVATAQGKRTLSPEVATALAERVGRPQEALSARETEILRALATGATNQQLARSLFISLGTVKTHLLHIYQKLGVDNRTAAIAKAREERLI
- a CDS encoding response regulator, whose amino-acid sequence is MVLVSPIYAERGGNIRLLLVDDDPLVLSSLRTYFNTTADIHVVAEAANGVSALKALDDYEIDLVLTDIHMPEMDGIALLQETRKLPNPPVFVAMTGFDTDETMLKTLTGGAAGYIIKSARPQEIISSVRDAMNGGTSVSPQCLSRLVDYIPARELAQHNAQEKKEEIVLSPGEQCVLSLLCDGLSNAEIAATTTYAESTVKKHVSQLINHFGVNSRLSLVVAAMRTHWGQHPSS
- a CDS encoding sensor histidine kinase; amino-acid sequence: MENLAQRMRRVPREGWVVLCAMGWVVFSLWVSDPWEVNAESALWAAILTTSVALIVRYPLLGTLTFVLMFTLTIFFAHLFLPSNVFLCAVVMGLVGYHGKLRLVLFTGVAVGILGLIDRNSKTIEADFSAILIWEGFMAVTAFAGWTLGRKVRQKIELAEQWRDEYRKRREELASTLHDSVAASLTSIVMRSEVLAMQEKEGSTLHGELSGIAEDARITMSQVRSLLSLLNAPQDRQEKPSAPTLVETVKEITAKMRNHNLSVTVVDESEDVQITNPTLEILHKVLLEGATNAIKYATPGSEVLLHLEGSDGGLHIRMSNQIAGEKERRGRLSSSVLSSGLGMRMMRRSVASMGGKLFTHSDGKTWTLSIKF
- a CDS encoding alpha/beta hydrolase; the protein is MYNPDRKDNLLDIYTAPDSKATLFYVHGGGYVLDDKSNREDYLYRFVSEGYNVVNVNYELSPDMRYPGGLEQVNNALAYVFDNADEYGIDPNKIFLSGDSAGGHATAQLSALLTNPDYASEFDFKPANINNDMKPLGYIAVGALFDPATGDDTGFFLTDWLFGACFRSYFDVVNIEDSSDVSQASMYENINKDFPPTFSSDGNFGSFTSQAIEFNKRLVDMGVEAELLLFDRSESTLIHVFELNVEDHFANQVHQAQLSFMENRIG
- a CDS encoding TetR-like C-terminal domain-containing protein; amino-acid sequence: MAVKAEITPLFETDQEKFFLKFFQHLCENQEPYRVLFKRGLGPLVEDFFYGNQEDAGAERSPYQYYRNQAFSALMMKICFIWIMQGCKETPEQITQTTLKIAQNFIQE
- a CDS encoding NAD(P)H-hydrate dehydratase codes for the protein MSRLYPVECVRRAEATLLAAESEPDQLMREAAKHVATTAVSMLERTGSSHRHGSHHSDSTGSRVLLLVGTGGNGGDALYAGVLLLKRGIRVEALTLGSRTHEGATRAFRKAGGTFLMQDPARVGEELTWTYHLVIDGIVGLSGRAGLPDTAARFADALLHSGVPVLAIDTPSGLPADTGSAPGGFITAHVTLTFGGLRGVHAAHTACGQVLCADLSLGKGPSLEQALEETAEGAHAPFLYRAVPPTHPLDPEPGTIHPLRPIPLIGGELEPAGTDDKYSSGVVGILAGGSVYPGAGLLTTGAAVRATPSMVRYIGGEYRSVVTALPEVVGTASLAEAGRVQAWVIGPGRGTDEEAETELAAILRRPEPVLCDADSLTLLARSKELRELLRERTPGSTVLTPHAGEFARLREGMGLTERTDTATPPWIQAQEMARELGAVVVLKGRFTSVARGDVTIIIDAGHSWAATPGSGDVLSGLLGAWLARMPEKAHEAAVLAVHLHAVAARIAAETPEGPAPTSASRIAEAISRATARELRAYRAARDPWR
- a CDS encoding VanZ family protein, encoding MLSRPIPLRRGMYGLLCALYIVILLAVTLLKGWLSIDAVWDVEAQQQRSLDFVLFDGFSHPSVWWAPWLNTVGNVLLFIPLGALVAHYWRGRRPLWRAGIIGLLTSLTIEVTQYIAAVGYSDVDDLLCNTLGAVLGAVFYRQGSRAAR